In Hahella sp. KA22, one genomic interval encodes:
- a CDS encoding PilZ domain-containing protein — protein MSVKENPLDDNQRTEPRLPHNEVIYVEIMTPGAVESDDLNPAVRATETVDISANGLQVRIPEALRVGAILQICILREKTGDKFHLTAEVKWRKRLPGTYGYMTGLAFFESEETSIAEWKLAVSAMFSDEDADHADHVTH, from the coding sequence ATGTCGGTGAAAGAAAACCCCCTGGACGATAACCAGCGCACGGAGCCGCGTCTGCCGCACAATGAAGTGATTTATGTGGAGATCATGACCCCTGGCGCGGTGGAAAGCGACGATCTCAATCCGGCGGTGCGTGCGACCGAGACGGTGGATATCTCCGCCAACGGGCTGCAGGTGCGTATTCCGGAAGCGCTGCGAGTCGGGGCCATATTGCAGATATGCATCCTGCGAGAGAAAACCGGCGACAAGTTTCATCTTACCGCCGAAGTGAAGTGGCGAAAACGTCTGCCAGGGACTTATGGCTACATGACCGGATTGGCGTTTTTTGAGTCGGAAGAAACTTCCATCGCCGAATGGAAGTTGGCGGTCTCCGCCATGTTTTCCGATGAGGACGCCGACCATGCGGATCACGTCACCCACTAA